Proteins from a single region of Hydra vulgaris chromosome 12, alternate assembly HydraT2T_AEP:
- the LOC136089118 gene encoding uncharacterized protein LOC136089118 — protein sequence MIEKIRKDRLRNQNDKEEDIAFLKDQLEERKGMLEGLDKRFQYSLKRKYKSKCSYNKLNNVSDTDSENSLSSFNTNKSNSSDSEFEIELYIDLTNSVNLPKDILHHTAHTAVGEGLTPHQHTAILSSIIVNSGGCMSEFVCSKSSSYRAAENAVVMGANESRDHIKSISKSSNSLITIHFDGKIVKELTEEKQFSKDRLAVLARIKGQTELLGIPVIGSGEHQKEAIEELISNFGLEDKVQCLCFDTTSANTGKAKGACSRIIVHLQRPMLLTACRHHIFERHVTHFWELYPSSHTSGPEKKLFKHLKNHWNDLDTENQDLKRLSTPVDSWINEQRLSAIQFCRYIISTKVFKKDGKFRKDYQELAELTLMVLSHTDRFKLHNPGAVHHARFMGKSLFYLKLFLLMEKIPEINEESKDEITEMTKFLSFFYTEWFLRAELSSTAPTQMKRFEELNKAGAQAVSESIMRHTWYLDQYLVIIAIADQKCKERRNMAKRLFGLKRPSIEEYSLERQVLDKDILKNLNFSQDEPPSLVPLVT from the exons ATGATtgagaaaataagaaaagataGACTGAGAAACCAAAATGACAAAGAGGAAGACATAGCTTTTCTTAAAGACCAATTAGAGGAAAGGAAAGGAATGTTAGAGGGATTGGATAAGAGATttcaatattcattaaaaagaaagtataaatCTAAAtgtagttataataaattaaacaatgtaTCAGATACTGATTCTGAAAATTCATTAAGTTCTTTTAATACCAATAAAAGCAATTCAAGTGATAGTGAATTTGAAATTGAGTTATATATTGATCTTACAAATTCTGTCAACCTACCAAAGGATATCTTGCACCATACTGCTCACACAGCAGTTGGAGAGGGTTTAACTCCACATCAACATACAGCAATTCTTAGCAGTATTATTGTCAATTCTGGAGGATGCATGTCTGAGTTTGTATGCTCTAAATCTTCATCATACAGAGCAGCAGAGAATGCTGTGGTAATGGGTGCAAATGAAAGCAGAGACCATATAAAAAGCATTTCTAAATCTTCAAATTCTCTGATAACAattcattttgatggaaaaattgtaaaagaacTTACTGAagaaaaacagttttcaaaagaTAGGTTAGCTGTTCTTGCTAGGATTAAAGGACAAACCGAGTTACTTGGAATTCCAGTAATCGGTTCTGGAGAACACCAAAAAGAAGCTATAGAAGAACTTATTTCTAACTTTGGATTAGAGGATAAAGTTCAGTGTCTTTGCTTTGATACCACTAGCGCCAACACAGGTAAAGCAAAAGGAGCTTGTAGCAGAATCATTGTGCACTTACAGCGCCCTATGTTATTAACTGCATGTCGACACCATATTTTTGAGCGTCATGTTACCCATTTTTGGGAACTTTATCCAAGTAGTCATACTTCAGgaccagaaaaaaaattatttaaacatctGAAGAACCATTGGAATGATCTAGATACTGaaaatcaagatttaaaaagattatcaaCTCCTGTTGATTCCTGGATTAATGAACAAAGGCTGAGTGCTATTCAATTTTGCAGATATATAATTAGCACTAAAGTTTTTAAGAAG gaTGGAAAGTTTCGTAAAGATTATCAAGAATTGGCTGAACTTACATTGATGGTACTGTCACACACTGACAGGTTTAAACTTCACAATCCTGGAGCTGTTCATCATGCCAGATTCATgggtaaaagtttattttacctAAAACTGTTTCTACTTATGGAAAAAATCCCTGAAATCAATGAAGAGAGCAAGGATGAAATCACTGAAATGACAAagtttctttcctttttttacaCTGAATGGTTTCTTAGAGCGGAGCTAAGTTCAACTGCTCCAACGCAG ATGAAAAGGTTTGAGGAATTGAATAAAGCTGGAGCTCAAGCTGTTTCTGAATCCATTATGCGACATACTTGGTACCTTGACCAATATTTAGTCATTATAGCAATTGCAGATCAGAAATGTAAAGAACGTAGAAACATGGCTAAGAGACTATTTGGTTTAAAACGACCCTCTATAGAGGAGTATTCCTTAGAAAGACAGGTGTTGGATAAAGACATTCTGAAGAACTTAAACTTTTCACAGGATGAGCCTCCCAGTTTAGTTCCACTAGTTACATAG